One region of Brassica napus cultivar Da-Ae chromosome A10, Da-Ae, whole genome shotgun sequence genomic DNA includes:
- the LOC106370110 gene encoding uncharacterized protein At4g14450, chloroplastic-like — protein MSSTARNISGGGNRKSSRLQRRAPPPLKINPSEANWKVPIPLLSPTESPPPKPQMVTKRDEQRWGKEVEKPPIFKKWQHPAAPFYYQPAPSSNKPFAWPN, from the coding sequence ATGTCTTCCACGGCGAGAAATATATCTGGCGGTGGGAACCGGAAGTCGAGTAGGCTGCAGCGGCGGGCTCCACCACCTCTAAAGATAAACCCGTCCGAAGCGAATTGGAAAGTGCCCATTCCCCTTCTATCACCTACGGAGTCACCGCCACCGAAGCCACAAATGGTGACGAAGAGGGATGAGCAACGGTGGGGAAAAGAGGTGGAGAAGCCGCCAATTTTCAAGAAGTGGCAGCACCCGGCCGCTCCGTTTTACTACCAGCCAGCGCCGTCGTCGAATAAGCCGTTTGCATGGCCAAATTAA
- the LOC125579354 gene encoding putative nuclease HARBI1 yields MSSSSSDEVDEAIEEMVDEVVDNYIDSIVEVQGNKPKRRAYIDRDREQGHNQLWNDYFKENPTYPPEMFRRRFRMNKPLFLRIVERISNEVPYFQQRRNAHGRNGLSALQKCTAAIRMLAYGQSGDTYDEYLRLGDSTSRLCLANFTDAIIQLFGNEYLRKPTAEDLQRLLDVGEVRGFPGMIGSIDCMHWEWKNCPTAWKGQFTRGSGKPTIVLEAVASQDLWIWHAFFGLPGTLNDINVLDRSPVFDDILHGRAPKVKFKVNNHTYRMAYYLTDGIYPNWSTFIQSIPLPQGPKAEKFAEKQESARKDVERAFGVLQSRFAIVKNPALQWDKEKIGKIMRTCVILHNMIVENERHGYAQIDTSEFESGESSRTSRVTRRESIHVGDMLGMRREVRDPEKHARLKADLMENIWQKFGDENE; encoded by the coding sequence ATGTCATCCTCATCAAGTGATGAAGTTGATGAAGCTATAGAAGAAATGGTCGACGAAGTAGTTGATAATTACATCGACTCAATAGTTGAGGTCCAAGGCAACAAACCGAAAAGACGTGCTTATATCGACAGAGATCGGGAACAAGGACACAATCAACTATGGAACGATTATTTCAAGGAAAATCCTACATACCCACCGGAAATGTTTAGGAggcgttttcgaatgaacaagccattgttccttcgcattgtcgaACGTATAAGTAATGAAGTTCCATACTTTCAGCAAAGACGAAATGCTCACGGGAGGAACGGGCTTtctgcacttcaaaagtgtacggcagctATACGTATGTTGGCATATGGTCAATCGGGAGATAcatatgacgaatatctccgacttggtgacaGTACATCACGTTTGTGTTTGGCAAATTTCACTGATGCAATAATACAATTGTTTGGAAATGAGTATCTACGAAAACCTACAGCCGAGGATCTTCAACGCTTACTCGATGTTGGAGAGGTACGGGGGTTTCCGGGGATGATAGGCAGCATCGACTgcatgcattgggagtggaaaaactgcccaacggcttggaaaggtcagttcacacgtggttcaggaaagccgacaattgtcttagaagccgtggcatcacaagatctttggatatggcacgcatttttcggcttaccaggtaccctcaacgatatcaatgttcttgatcggtcccctgtttttgatgacatcttaCATGGTCGAGCACCAAAAGttaagttcaaggtcaacaaccacacttatcgtatggcctactatcttactgacggaatttatccaaactggtcaacatttatccaatccatcccacttcctcaaggtcctaaagccgAGAAATTTGCAGAAAAGCAAGAATCCgccagaaaagatgtcgaacgagcttttggagtattgcaatcgAGGTTTGCAATTGTTAAAAACCCAGCTCTACAATGGGACAAGGAGAAGATAGGAAAGATCATGAGAacttgtgtcatattgcacaatatgatagtagagaacGAACGACACGGATACGCTCAAATTGATACTTCTGAGTTCGAGTCCGGAGAATCAAGCAGAACTTCGAGGGTGACAAGGAGAGAAAGTATTCATGTCGGTGATATGTTAGGCATGCGCAGAGAAGTTCGAGATCCAGAGAAGCATGCtcgtttgaaagctgatttaatggaaaatatatGGCAAAAGTTCGGTGATGAAAATGAATAA